From a single Methanofollis sp. W23 genomic region:
- a CDS encoding aldehyde ferredoxin oxidoreductase family protein produces the protein MYGWMGTVLRIDLAAGTVKKEALNKTFAEEFIGSRGLGEKYFMEEVDPTVDALSPGNKLIFATGPLTGTMGVSTGRYDVVAKAPLNNTLASSNSGGYFGAEVKYAGYDLIIFEGKAAKPVYIWINNAVVEIRDASHLWGKTVYETDDAVKAETDPEAEVACIGPAGEKMVLFANIMNDKHRAAGRTGIGAVMGSKNLKGIAIRGTKGIKVADRDGFLSIVREARKKIAENPVTSQGLPTYGSNILVNIINEAGAFPTNNWREAYFDEADKISGETLTGEHLVHGKGCGSCVVGCGRVAKAHGRYQEVGEGPEYESAWSFGADCGIADMDAVLKANFLCNELGMDTISMGSTIACAMELADIGAIDQVQDGIEVRFGSTEALVELTRATAYRKGFGDDLALGSYRLGEKYGHPELSMSVKKQEMPAYDPRAIQGIGLEYATSNRGGCHVRGYTISPEILGLPMKLDPAVTEGKADVLKIFQDLTAALSSSGTCLFASFAIGADEIAAELKVTTGVDYTPERIMAIGERIWNMERVFNLKNGYTAADDTLPPRLLNDPIPRGPAKGRVSRLPEMLPEYYKVRGWDEQGVPTQEKLKELGLEKLA, from the coding sequence ATGTACGGCTGGATGGGGACGGTGCTCCGGATCGATCTTGCGGCGGGTACGGTCAAGAAAGAGGCACTGAACAAGACGTTTGCCGAGGAGTTCATCGGGTCCAGGGGACTTGGCGAGAAGTACTTTATGGAAGAGGTCGACCCGACGGTGGACGCCCTCTCGCCGGGGAACAAACTCATATTTGCCACCGGGCCGCTGACCGGGACGATGGGCGTCTCGACCGGGCGCTACGACGTCGTCGCCAAGGCCCCGCTGAACAATACTCTCGCCTCGTCCAATTCGGGGGGGTACTTCGGTGCCGAGGTGAAGTACGCGGGTTACGACCTGATCATCTTCGAGGGGAAGGCGGCAAAGCCGGTATATATCTGGATCAACAATGCTGTCGTCGAAATCCGCGACGCCTCTCATCTCTGGGGCAAGACGGTCTATGAGACCGACGACGCCGTGAAAGCCGAGACCGATCCCGAGGCAGAGGTGGCCTGTATCGGTCCTGCTGGCGAGAAAATGGTGCTCTTTGCGAACATCATGAACGACAAACACCGTGCCGCTGGTCGGACCGGGATCGGGGCGGTGATGGGCTCGAAGAACCTCAAGGGTATCGCCATCCGCGGGACCAAGGGGATCAAGGTCGCCGACAGAGACGGGTTCCTCTCCATCGTGAGGGAGGCGAGGAAGAAGATCGCGGAGAACCCGGTCACCTCCCAGGGCCTGCCAACGTATGGGAGCAACATCCTGGTCAACATCATCAACGAGGCCGGGGCCTTCCCGACGAACAACTGGCGCGAGGCCTACTTCGACGAGGCCGACAAGATCTCGGGGGAGACGCTCACCGGCGAGCACCTGGTCCATGGCAAGGGCTGCGGGAGTTGCGTGGTCGGGTGCGGCCGCGTCGCCAAGGCCCATGGGCGCTACCAGGAGGTCGGCGAGGGGCCTGAATACGAGTCGGCCTGGTCGTTTGGGGCGGACTGCGGGATCGCTGACATGGATGCCGTCCTGAAGGCGAACTTCCTCTGCAATGAACTTGGGATGGACACCATCTCAATGGGATCGACGATCGCCTGTGCGATGGAACTCGCCGATATCGGGGCGATCGATCAGGTGCAGGACGGTATCGAGGTCCGTTTTGGGAGTACGGAGGCGCTGGTCGAACTGACGCGGGCCACCGCCTATCGCAAGGGGTTCGGTGATGACCTGGCCCTGGGTTCGTACCGCCTGGGCGAGAAGTACGGCCACCCCGAACTCTCGATGAGTGTCAAGAAGCAGGAGATGCCAGCCTATGATCCCAGGGCGATCCAGGGGATCGGGCTGGAGTACGCCACCTCCAACCGCGGCGGGTGCCATGTCCGGGGCTACACCATCTCGCCCGAGATCCTTGGCCTCCCGATGAAACTGGACCCGGCGGTCACCGAGGGGAAGGCCGATGTTCTTAAGATCTTCCAGGACCTCACTGCCGCACTCTCTTCGTCGGGCACCTGTCTCTTTGCCTCGTTTGCGATCGGTGCCGACGAGATCGCTGCCGAACTGAAGGTGACCACCGGGGTCGACTATACTCCTGAGCGGATCATGGCGATCGGCGAGAGAATCTGGAATATGGAGCGGGTGTTCAACCTTAAGAACGGCTACACCGCTGCAGACGACACCCTCCCGCCCAGGTTGCTCAACGACCCGATCCCGCGGGGGCCTGCAAAGGGCCGGGTCAGCAGGTTGCCCGAGATGCTACCCGAGTACTATAAGGTCCGCGGCTGGGACGAGCAGGGGGTCCCGACGCAGGAGAAGCTGAAAGAACTCGGACTTGAAAAACTGGCCTAA
- a CDS encoding NADH-ubiquinone oxidoreductase-F iron-sulfur binding region domain-containing protein, which yields MRLESKEALEGYRTSLPPKGGTTRAWVQVCAGTGCLAFGSAAVREAFEEEARKRGMEVGVAFMADATGCHGFCERGPLVVVHPGEIFYQQVKVADVPEIFEKTVLNGEVIRRLLYRDPSTKERYQSAEKIPFYARQHRVVLKNTGQVNPFEIDDCIREGGYAGLAKALAMAPAEVVGVVKASGLRGRGGGGFPTGVKWEAAAMIEAPEKYIVANGDEGDPGAFMDRSLMEGDPHSVVEGMIIGGYAVGATRGIIYVRNEYPLAVRHLTRAIEQAHEYGLLGKGVLGSNFDFEIEIFRGGGAFVCGESTALMTSIEGKAGVPRVKYIRSTEKGLWEAPTVLNNVETWGNIPQILVHGAEWFRSMGTENSSGTKVFSLVGKVKNSGLVEVPMGIPLRTMIYEIGGGVLKDRDFKAVQTGGPSGGCLPTEKLDLPVDFDELLRAGSMMGSGGMIVMDEHTCMVNVAQYFIDFLVEESCGKCTPCREGLKAMQTLLHGLTSGTARPGDTALLKEFAGYVRDTSLCGLGKTAANPVLSTMHWFPEEYEEHENEGFCRAGVCSGLYALEIDPELCTGCTLCAKVCPVDAATGEKKQTHHIDMEKCITCGSCIDVCPVRAVKVVREVR from the coding sequence ATGAGGCTGGAGAGTAAGGAGGCGCTCGAGGGCTACCGCACCTCGCTGCCACCGAAAGGGGGCACGACCAGGGCGTGGGTACAGGTCTGCGCCGGCACCGGGTGTCTCGCCTTCGGGAGCGCAGCGGTGCGCGAGGCCTTCGAGGAGGAGGCCAGGAAGAGGGGCATGGAGGTCGGGGTCGCCTTCATGGCCGACGCCACCGGGTGTCATGGATTCTGCGAGCGAGGGCCCCTGGTGGTCGTCCACCCGGGCGAGATCTTCTATCAGCAGGTGAAGGTCGCGGACGTCCCCGAGATCTTCGAGAAGACGGTCCTGAACGGCGAGGTGATCAGGCGTTTGCTGTACCGCGATCCCTCGACGAAAGAACGCTACCAGTCCGCCGAGAAGATCCCGTTTTATGCACGTCAGCACCGGGTCGTCCTCAAGAACACCGGGCAGGTCAACCCCTTCGAGATCGACGACTGTATCCGCGAAGGGGGGTACGCCGGGCTTGCAAAGGCCCTTGCGATGGCGCCGGCCGAAGTGGTCGGGGTCGTGAAGGCCTCTGGGCTGCGCGGCCGCGGCGGCGGCGGGTTCCCGACCGGGGTGAAGTGGGAGGCCGCTGCCATGATCGAGGCGCCTGAGAAGTACATCGTGGCCAACGGTGACGAGGGGGATCCCGGCGCCTTCATGGACCGTAGTCTCATGGAAGGCGACCCGCACAGCGTCGTCGAGGGGATGATCATCGGGGGCTATGCCGTCGGCGCCACCCGTGGGATCATCTATGTCAGGAACGAGTACCCGCTCGCGGTCAGGCACCTCACCCGTGCCATCGAGCAGGCGCACGAGTATGGGCTCCTGGGCAAGGGGGTGCTTGGGAGCAATTTCGATTTCGAGATCGAGATCTTCCGGGGCGGCGGGGCCTTTGTCTGCGGCGAGTCCACCGCCCTGATGACTTCTATCGAGGGAAAGGCCGGGGTTCCACGGGTCAAGTACATCCGTTCGACCGAGAAGGGACTCTGGGAGGCCCCGACCGTCCTCAACAATGTCGAGACCTGGGGGAATATCCCGCAGATCCTGGTGCATGGGGCTGAGTGGTTCAGGAGTATGGGCACCGAGAATAGCAGTGGGACCAAGGTTTTCTCGCTCGTCGGCAAGGTCAAGAACAGTGGGCTTGTCGAGGTGCCGATGGGCATACCCTTGCGCACGATGATCTACGAGATCGGTGGCGGGGTGCTGAAAGACCGCGATTTCAAGGCGGTCCAGACCGGCGGGCCGTCAGGGGGGTGTCTGCCGACCGAGAAACTCGACCTCCCGGTGGACTTCGACGAACTGCTCAGGGCCGGGTCGATGATGGGGTCTGGGGGGATGATCGTGATGGACGAGCACACCTGCATGGTCAATGTCGCCCAGTATTTCATCGATTTCCTGGTCGAGGAGTCGTGCGGGAAATGCACGCCCTGTCGCGAGGGACTCAAGGCGATGCAGACGCTGCTCCACGGTCTCACCTCGGGTACTGCCAGGCCCGGCGACACCGCCCTGCTCAAGGAGTTTGCCGGGTATGTGCGCGACACCTCCCTCTGTGGCCTTGGCAAGACCGCTGCAAACCCGGTGCTCTCGACGATGCACTGGTTCCCTGAAGAATATGAGGAGCACGAAAACGAGGGGTTCTGCCGGGCCGGGGTCTGCAGCGGGTTGTATGCCCTTGAAATCGACCCTGAACTCTGCACCGGGTGCACCCTCTGCGCCAAGGTCTGCCCGGTCGATGCCGCGACCGGGGAGAAGAAGCAGACCCACCATATCGACATGGAGAAATGCATCACTTGCGGGTCGTGCATTGATGTCTGTCCTGTCAGGGCGGTCAAGGTCGTGAGGGAGGTGAGGTGA
- a CDS encoding 4Fe-4S dicluster domain-containing protein, protein MEKTENLLLITPDRCIGCGTCELACSLGHEGEFRPAVSRISVHRFEAGVNVPMACLQCDKPACVAGCPTGALEKDTETGMVNVIASKCIGCRMCVMACPFGNISYSMAEKQPLKCDHCGGSPLCAEFCPTNAIEYLPAETATIQRKKAFSAKIAAGLSEVEI, encoded by the coding sequence ATGGAAAAGACTGAGAACCTGCTGCTGATCACGCCTGACAGGTGCATCGGCTGCGGGACCTGTGAACTGGCATGCTCGCTCGGGCATGAAGGGGAGTTTCGGCCGGCGGTATCAAGAATATCGGTCCACCGGTTCGAGGCCGGGGTGAACGTCCCGATGGCCTGTCTGCAATGTGACAAACCGGCATGTGTGGCCGGGTGCCCTACCGGTGCCCTCGAGAAGGACACCGAGACCGGGATGGTCAATGTCATTGCGTCGAAGTGTATCGGGTGCCGGATGTGCGTGATGGCCTGCCCGTTCGGCAACATTTCGTACAGCATGGCAGAGAAACAACCATTGAAGTGTGATCACTGCGGCGGCAGTCCGTTGTGCGCCGAGTTCTGTCCGACGAACGCCATCGAGTATCTGCCGGCGGAGACAGCAACGATCCAGCGGAAGAAGGCGTTCTCGGCGAAGATTGCCGCCGGACTTTCGGAGGTGGAGATCTGA
- a CDS encoding tRNA(Ile)(2)-agmatinylcytidine synthase: protein MLIGIDDTDSPAGMCTTYLGAVLARNLRSAGIGVTETRLVRLNPNAPHKTRGNAAVCLRAEGNPELAFSIAGALVDDLADLSCENTNPGLVVVEEAPAPEFYWQAVQDFCMVEEAREVLEGAGALARGWKNCRGLIGATAAVASVLPDRTYELLAYRAADRFGTPRQVERDSVFAAEAATWPHTWDSVDPENKVVVCVPHTPDPVLYGIRGESQAWVGAAAGRIIAEKAPIAQVWVTNQGTDAHLVPGTVGALLDGRSYCVAAIVAERATTGEGGHVEITVRDGDECLRCMAYEPTKGFRDVVRALAPGDRVVVCGSYKHGSLNLEKIRLRDAAADVRYRPPLCPTCGKRMTSAGREKGYKCRQCGARVAEPEQVVSPRAIIPGWFEVPPTARRHLSKPLVRGEPGLRWNESS from the coding sequence ATGCTCATCGGTATCGACGACACCGACTCGCCGGCGGGGATGTGCACGACCTATCTGGGGGCCGTGCTGGCCAGAAACCTCAGGAGCGCAGGCATCGGGGTCACGGAAACCAGGCTGGTCAGGCTCAACCCGAACGCCCCCCATAAGACCAGAGGGAACGCCGCAGTCTGTCTCAGGGCCGAAGGGAACCCTGAACTGGCGTTCTCGATCGCCGGGGCACTGGTGGACGACCTCGCCGATCTCTCCTGCGAGAACACCAACCCCGGGCTAGTGGTCGTCGAGGAGGCCCCGGCGCCGGAGTTCTACTGGCAGGCGGTGCAGGATTTCTGCATGGTCGAAGAGGCGCGGGAAGTCCTCGAAGGTGCCGGGGCGCTCGCACGCGGGTGGAAGAACTGCCGCGGCCTGATCGGGGCGACGGCGGCGGTCGCAAGCGTACTGCCAGATAGAACCTACGAACTCCTGGCCTACCGCGCCGCCGACCGCTTCGGGACACCGAGACAGGTCGAGCGCGACTCGGTCTTTGCGGCAGAGGCGGCGACCTGGCCGCATACGTGGGACTCGGTCGATCCGGAGAACAAAGTCGTCGTCTGCGTACCTCACACCCCCGACCCGGTCCTCTACGGGATCAGGGGCGAGAGTCAGGCCTGGGTGGGGGCGGCGGCCGGGCGGATCATCGCGGAAAAGGCGCCAATCGCGCAGGTCTGGGTCACCAACCAGGGGACCGACGCCCACCTCGTCCCTGGCACGGTCGGCGCCCTCCTCGACGGGCGGTCGTACTGCGTGGCGGCCATCGTCGCGGAACGGGCGACGACCGGCGAGGGAGGTCACGTCGAGATCACGGTCCGCGACGGCGACGAGTGCCTCAGGTGCATGGCCTATGAGCCAACAAAGGGGTTCCGCGATGTGGTGCGGGCCCTGGCCCCAGGTGACCGGGTCGTCGTCTGCGGGAGTTACAAACACGGGAGCCTCAACCTGGAAAAGATCCGGCTTAGAGACGCGGCGGCAGACGTCCGGTATCGCCCACCCCTCTGCCCAACCTGCGGGAAGCGGATGACCTCGGCGGGACGGGAGAAGGGTTACAAGTGCCGCCAGTGCGGGGCGAGGGTGGCCGAGCCCGAACAGGTCGTCTCGCCACGAGCGATCATCCCGGGGTGGTTCGAAGTGCCGCCGACGGCACGCCGGCACCTCTCAAAACCCCTGGTGCGAGGAGAACCCGGGCTGCGGTGGAATGAGTCCAGTTAA
- a CDS encoding transcriptional regulator has protein sequence MSHGRLLDMVVSVMLTAGFEVSERCSLRPRSFDLIAGREDVLMVLKVVSHIDSVTEEISRDLDAIARHLNASPMIVGERARDADLERGTVYVRYGIYAISPATLYDYLVDGVPPLIYAQPGGLYVNVNGDILKGLREQHQLSLGDLARYLGVSRRTISKYEDGMNTTLEVAVQLEELFDEAVIEAIDLLSYVPAGQTEEPPTSVLPDDFERIGVEVHQMRRAPFQALAMAESETIFTCYGTAQKTVRRAALIGNISQIAGAYAMCVISDYKKKKRIGRTLVVGEGHLHTLEDGSDLIDLVSR, from the coding sequence ATGTCGCATGGACGTCTCCTTGATATGGTTGTCAGCGTGATGCTGACAGCGGGGTTTGAGGTTTCCGAACGCTGTAGCCTCAGGCCCAGGTCTTTTGATCTGATCGCAGGCAGAGAAGACGTTCTCATGGTCTTAAAAGTGGTCTCGCACATCGACTCTGTCACTGAAGAGATCTCGCGGGACCTGGACGCCATCGCCCGCCACCTCAACGCATCCCCGATGATCGTGGGTGAGCGGGCCCGGGACGCCGACCTCGAGCGTGGGACCGTCTATGTGCGCTATGGGATCTATGCCATCAGCCCGGCCACGCTGTACGACTACCTTGTCGACGGGGTGCCGCCTCTTATCTATGCCCAGCCCGGCGGACTGTACGTGAACGTCAACGGCGATATACTCAAAGGACTGCGTGAACAGCACCAGCTCTCCCTCGGCGACCTGGCTCGGTACCTCGGGGTCTCCCGCCGGACCATCTCCAAGTACGAGGACGGGATGAACACCACCCTCGAGGTGGCGGTGCAGCTCGAAGAACTCTTTGACGAGGCAGTGATCGAGGCGATCGATCTCCTCTCCTATGTCCCGGCAGGCCAGACCGAGGAGCCACCAACCAGTGTCCTCCCTGACGACTTCGAACGGATAGGGGTCGAGGTCCACCAGATGCGGCGGGCCCCCTTCCAGGCCCTGGCCATGGCGGAGAGCGAGACGATATTCACCTGCTATGGAACGGCGCAGAAGACTGTCAGGCGTGCGGCTCTCATCGGGAACATCTCGCAGATCGCGGGGGCGTATGCGATGTGTGTCATCTCTGACTACAAAAAGAAAAAACGGATCGGAAGGACGCTGGTTGTTGGAGAGGGGCATCTCCATACTCTTGAGGATGGTTCTGACCTCATCGACCTGGTCTCCCGCTAA
- a CDS encoding chemotaxis protein CheW, which produces MAHIDIVEFEIAGERYALDIALAREIVEMVPITPVPRSPAHIAGIINLRGEITTVMRLSSILNIPDTTVEERQQKIIILVPEAAGGTNVGVIVDDVLSVMQVAEEDIEQMNDTISNDAHVKGIIKITEKAQEKEDDEEEKKNLIIWVDMARILGEMTGALA; this is translated from the coding sequence GTGGCACATATAGACATCGTTGAATTTGAAATTGCAGGAGAACGATACGCGCTCGACATTGCGCTTGCCAGGGAGATTGTGGAGATGGTCCCGATCACCCCGGTGCCGCGGTCACCCGCACATATCGCCGGGATCATCAACCTCCGCGGCGAGATCACGACGGTCATGAGACTCAGCTCCATCCTCAATATCCCTGATACGACTGTGGAGGAGCGGCAACAGAAGATCATCATCCTCGTCCCTGAAGCCGCCGGAGGGACCAATGTCGGGGTGATTGTCGACGATGTCCTCTCTGTGATGCAGGTCGCAGAGGAGGATATCGAACAGATGAACGACACCATCTCCAATGACGCCCATGTGAAGGGGATCATCAAGATCACCGAGAAGGCCCAGGAGAAGGAAGACGACGAAGAAGAGAAGAAAAATCTCATCATCTGGGTCGATATGGCCCGGATCCTCGGTGAGATGACAGGCGCTCTCGCCTGA
- a CDS encoding 2Fe-2S iron-sulfur cluster-binding protein: protein MVEVTIDGQRTEVEKGTTALEAARALGIEVPTLCYHEGMAPDGNCRLCQVEVGELGRSKLVISCMYPITRPVEIMTDTPAVLAARAFVLRLLLTRSPHSPVLQHLAEEYGVEPLDERFAPGGEPDLCIRCGRCVRACADLGNCLGFVGRGWEKEVHTPFREPTADCRGCAACAEVCPTGAIPVVEDEEAGTRTIWGRTFDLVACEVCGELFATKEQIEVVEPGFETKGLRLLCPRCRRIVEAREVGAGVGSREEKKG, encoded by the coding sequence ATGGTGGAAGTGACGATCGACGGGCAGAGGACTGAGGTCGAAAAAGGGACGACAGCCCTGGAGGCGGCGCGTGCCCTGGGCATTGAGGTGCCGACTCTCTGCTACCACGAGGGGATGGCGCCTGACGGGAACTGCCGCCTCTGCCAGGTGGAGGTGGGCGAACTCGGGCGGAGCAAACTGGTCATCTCGTGCATGTACCCGATCACGCGGCCAGTCGAGATCATGACCGACACTCCCGCGGTCCTTGCCGCCCGCGCCTTTGTGCTCAGGCTGCTCCTTACCCGTTCGCCACACTCACCGGTCCTCCAGCACCTTGCGGAGGAGTACGGCGTCGAACCCCTGGACGAACGTTTCGCTCCAGGCGGAGAACCCGACCTCTGCATCAGGTGCGGCCGGTGTGTGCGGGCCTGCGCCGACCTTGGGAACTGTCTCGGGTTTGTCGGGCGCGGATGGGAGAAGGAGGTGCATACGCCATTCAGAGAACCGACCGCTGACTGTCGGGGGTGTGCGGCCTGTGCCGAGGTCTGCCCGACTGGTGCGATCCCTGTCGTCGAGGACGAGGAGGCGGGCACCAGGACGATCTGGGGGCGGACCTTCGACCTGGTCGCCTGCGAGGTCTGCGGCGAACTGTTTGCGACGAAGGAACAGATCGAGGTGGTGGAACCCGGGTTTGAGACGAAAGGCCTGCGGCTTCTCTGCCCGAGGTGTCGGCGGATCGTCGAGGCGCGGGAGGTCGGGGCCGGGGTGGGGTCGCGTGAGGAGAAGAAGGGGTGA
- the thsA gene encoding thermosome subunit alpha yields MSQQMGGQPILVLKEGSSRTRGRDAQSINISAAKAVASAVRTTLGPRGMDKMLVDTIGDVVITNDGVTILKEMDIEHPAAKMMVEVAKTQDDEVGDGTTTAVVVAGELLKRSEELLEQDVHPTVIAQGYRKASEKAIELLNDLAINVETGDEETLKKIAGTAMTGKGAEAAKEKLCDLVVKAVTMVADEDGTIDTDYVKVEKKVGGSIEDSEIVEGMLIDKERVHPAMPKKVDEAKILLLNAAVEFKKTEVDAEINITSPDQLQMFLDEEERMIRNIVDKIVNSGANVLFCQKGIDDIAQHYLAKSGVFAVRRVKKSDMEKLARATGASLVSSIDAIAPEELGYAGIVEERKVAGEDMIFVEKCKNPKAVSMIIKGGTEHVVDELDRAIEDALRVVEVAIRDKKFVVGGGSPEIELSLRLREYAATVGGRAQLAIEAFANALEIIPRTLAENAGLDPIDTLVDLRAAHEKGQKTAGLDVYTGKADDMLALGVVEPLRVKTQAISSAAEAAVMILRIDDVIASAKSAGPSPEEMAAMGGGGMGGMGGMGGMPPM; encoded by the coding sequence ATGTCGCAACAAATGGGAGGACAACCGATCCTTGTTCTGAAGGAAGGCAGCTCCCGCACCCGCGGGAGGGACGCTCAGAGCATCAACATTTCCGCCGCAAAGGCCGTGGCCAGCGCCGTTCGGACGACCCTTGGTCCCCGTGGCATGGACAAGATGCTCGTCGACACGATCGGGGATGTCGTCATCACCAACGACGGTGTGACCATCCTCAAAGAGATGGACATCGAACACCCGGCCGCCAAGATGATGGTCGAGGTCGCAAAGACCCAGGACGACGAAGTCGGCGACGGCACCACCACCGCAGTTGTCGTGGCCGGCGAACTTCTCAAGCGTTCAGAGGAACTCCTTGAGCAGGACGTCCACCCCACCGTCATCGCCCAGGGCTACCGCAAGGCCTCTGAGAAGGCTATTGAGCTCCTCAACGATCTTGCGATCAATGTCGAGACCGGCGACGAGGAGACCCTCAAGAAGATTGCAGGCACCGCCATGACCGGTAAGGGTGCCGAGGCCGCGAAGGAGAAGCTCTGCGACCTCGTCGTCAAGGCCGTCACCATGGTCGCCGACGAAGACGGCACCATCGACACCGACTACGTCAAGGTCGAGAAGAAAGTCGGCGGGTCCATCGAGGACTCCGAGATCGTCGAAGGCATGCTCATCGACAAGGAGCGTGTCCACCCGGCGATGCCAAAGAAGGTCGACGAAGCCAAGATCCTTCTGCTCAACGCCGCAGTCGAGTTCAAGAAGACCGAGGTCGACGCCGAGATCAATATCACGAGCCCTGACCAGCTCCAGATGTTCCTGGACGAGGAAGAGCGGATGATCAGGAACATCGTCGACAAGATCGTCAACTCCGGTGCGAACGTCCTCTTCTGCCAGAAGGGTATCGACGACATCGCCCAGCACTACCTTGCCAAGTCCGGTGTCTTTGCGGTCCGCCGTGTCAAGAAGTCAGACATGGAGAAGCTCGCTCGTGCGACCGGTGCATCCCTGGTCTCTTCCATCGATGCCATCGCCCCCGAAGAACTCGGCTACGCGGGCATCGTCGAGGAGCGTAAAGTGGCTGGCGAGGACATGATCTTTGTCGAGAAGTGCAAGAACCCGAAGGCGGTCTCCATGATCATCAAGGGCGGCACCGAGCACGTCGTCGACGAACTCGACCGTGCGATCGAGGACGCCCTCAGGGTCGTCGAGGTTGCCATCCGCGACAAGAAGTTTGTCGTTGGCGGCGGTTCCCCAGAGATCGAGCTCTCCCTCAGGCTCCGCGAGTATGCGGCGACCGTCGGCGGCAGGGCGCAGCTCGCCATTGAGGCCTTTGCGAACGCCCTTGAGATCATCCCGAGGACTCTGGCCGAGAACGCGGGCCTCGACCCCATCGACACCCTGGTCGACCTCCGTGCAGCCCACGAGAAGGGCCAGAAGACCGCAGGTCTCGATGTCTACACCGGCAAGGCCGACGACATGCTCGCTCTGGGCGTTGTCGAGCCCCTGCGTGTCAAGACCCAGGCGATCTCCTCGGCCGCCGAGGCCGCGGTGATGATCCTCAGGATCGACGACGTCATCGCCTCTGCCAAGTCTGCCGGCCCCTCACCCGAGGAGATGGCGGCCATGGGCGGCGGCGGCATGGGTGGCATGGGCGGCATGGGCGGCATGCCCCCGATGTGA